The Faecalibacterium prausnitzii genome includes a window with the following:
- a CDS encoding dATP/dGTP diphosphohydrolase domain-containing protein: MIKDSGDRTEFETGAKRDMHAGKGRMDLLPWYGIMEVSKHCEEGALKYGEHNVDKGIPLHSLLDSASRHLAKYMVGMDDEDHLRAACWNLLWALNQRETHPELDDRFSTKCNLELLEKHLVVKPLDIVRIKCLQCGDTHRVPKEVWNNAPHLHDSYMKLSYCPICKKTVAHGIVEEMKSDE, translated from the coding sequence ATGATTAAAGATTCTGGAGATCGCACCGAATTTGAAACTGGTGCAAAACGTGACATGCACGCAGGGAAGGGGCGGATGGATCTTCTGCCTTGGTATGGCATCATGGAAGTCAGCAAGCACTGCGAGGAAGGTGCGCTGAAGTACGGGGAACACAATGTGGATAAGGGCATCCCGCTGCATTCGCTTCTGGACAGTGCTTCTCGGCATCTGGCAAAGTACATGGTCGGTATGGACGATGAGGACCACCTGCGTGCTGCCTGCTGGAACCTGCTCTGGGCATTGAACCAGCGGGAGACCCATCCGGAGTTGGATGATAGGTTTAGCACAAAGTGTAACCTAGAGCTTCTGGAGAAGCATCTCGTAGTAAAACCGCTAGATATAGTGCGCATTAAATGCCTGCAATGTGGCGATACGCACAGAGTACCTAAAGAAGTATGGAATAATGCACCACATTTGCATGATTCCTATATGAAACTTTCATACTGCCCTATTTGTAAAAAGACAGTGGCTCATGGTATTGTGG